The Camelus ferus isolate YT-003-E chromosome 32, BCGSAC_Cfer_1.0, whole genome shotgun sequence genome window below encodes:
- the LOC102519470 gene encoding LOW QUALITY PROTEIN: ral GTPase-activating protein subunit beta-like (The sequence of the model RefSeq protein was modified relative to this genomic sequence to represent the inferred CDS: inserted 2 bases in 1 codon): MDLMPGILKQPSLTLELFPNHTDNLNSSQRLSSRMKRLPQGRPVSPLGPETRVSVVWVECYDDIEKFPXSDLMTEISTGVETTANSSTSLTSTTVEKEVPVIFIHPLNTGLFRIKIQGATGKFNMVIPRVDGMIVSRRALGFLVRQTVINICRRKGLESDSYSPPHVRRKQKITDIINKYRNKHLEPEFYTSFFQVVGVKNCSS; encoded by the exons ATGGATCTTATGCCAGGAATTCTGAAACAGCCATCCCTAACACTTGAGCTTTTCCCTAATCATACAGACAATCTTAATTCCTCACAGAGGCTCAGTTCCAGAATGAAGAGGCTGCCTCAGGGTCGCCCTGTGTCTCCCCTTGGACCTGAAACAAGAGTTTCTGTAGTCTGGGTGGAATGCTATGATGATATAGAAAAATTTCC CTCAGACCTGATGACAGAAATCAGTACTGGCGTGGAAACTACTGCAAATAGTAGCACTTCTCTGACATCTACTACTGTTGAAAAAGAAGTTCCTGTCATCTTCATCCACCCTTTAAACACTGGATTATTCCGGATAAAAATTCAAGGAGCCACTGGAAAATTTAATATGGTCATCCCTCGTGTGGATGGCATGATTGTCAGTAGGCGAGCACTCGGTTTTCTGGTAAGGCAGACTGTAATTAATATTTGTAGAAGAAAGGGACTGGAGAGTGACTCCTACAGTCCACCACATGTCCGCCGGAAACAGAAAATCACCGACATTATCAACAAGTACCGGAATAAGCATTTGGAGCCAGAgttttatacttcattttttcaGGTGGTTGGAGTCAAGAACTGCAGTTCTTAG